A single window of Ananas comosus cultivar F153 linkage group 19, ASM154086v1, whole genome shotgun sequence DNA harbors:
- the LOC109725136 gene encoding probable folate-biopterin transporter 2, with protein sequence MEPQPVHESSANKTSLLHKQSTHQKGFFHAFLCSPLLWLGMLAKEMHWSFVYGVVAVNGVSQGLGGAVARVATDYYWKDVQRVEPSEAQVYQGITSLPWIVKPLWGLLTDVLPVGGYRRRPYFILAGFLGGVSMLILWLQKDLCPLLALLLMTVGSAGVAIADVTIDACVAENSANHPLLASDMQSLCGLSSSVGGLLGFAISGQLMNALGSKGVLGLLSIPASLVVSVGMVLKEPQVPVSTQKQICEKLVEAKDTMWETMKCSDVWRPCVFMFTSLAVSINIQEGMFYWYTDTESGPSFSQGTISFIYSVGSAGSLLGVTLYQTFLKRCPFRSLLFWTQLLSSLAGFLDLALLLRLNRRLRMPDPLFAVADEGVSQLIGRVRWMPLLVLSARLCPGGVEGAFFALLMAVDHAAMLVSSWGGGALLRLLSVSRSEFGNLWVAVVVRNVLRLLPLGLLFLIPETDLGASATAGGGGESREGVEEGGGEIERLLVGGKV encoded by the exons ATGGAACCACAACCAGTTCATGAAAGCTCTGCCAACAAAACTAGCCTACTGCACAAACAAAGCACACACCAAAAGGGTTTCTTTCATGCATTCCTTTGCTCTCCGCTGCTATGGCTTGGAATGCTAGCGAAGGAGATGCACTGGAGCTTCGTCTACGGCGTCGTCGCCGTGAACGGAGTCAGCCAAGGCCTCGGCGGTGCCGTCGCGCGGGTGGCGACGGATTACTACTGGAAGGATGTTCAGAGGGTGGAGCCTTCTGAGGCTCAGGTGTATCAGGGGATCACTTCCCTTCCTTGGATTGTAAAGCCATTGTGGGGACTGCTTACTGATGTTCTCCCCGTGGGCGGATACAGGAGAAGGCCTTATTTCATCCTTGCAG gttTCTTGGGAGGTGTCTCTATGCTCATCCTGTGGCTGCAAAAGGATCTCTGCCCCCTTCTCGCATTGCTGCTAATGACGGTAGGAAGTGCCGGGGTGGCGATCGCCGACGTAACCATCGACGCTTGCGTTGCAGAAAACAGCGCGAACCATCCATTGCTCGCCTCCGACATGCAAAGCCTCTGCGGATTAAGTTCATCCGTCGGAGGTCTTCTGGGCTTTGCTATTAGTGGCCAACTCATGAATGCACTAGGTTCAAAG GGTGTTCTTGGCTTGCTAAGCATACCGGCTTCACTAGTTGTTTCAGTTGGAATGGTGCTTAAAGAGCCTCAGGTGCCAGTCTCAACACAGAAACAG ATATGTGAAAAGTTGGTTGAAGCAAAAGACACAATGTGGGAAACCATGAAATGCTCAGATGTTTGGAGGCCTTGTGTGTTTATGTTCACATCACTTGCAGTGAGCATAAACATCCAGGAAGGAATGTTCTACTGGTATACGGATACTGAATCTGGACCTTCCTTCTCTCAG GGGACCATCAGTTTCATCTACTCCGTCGGCTCCGCGGGCTCGCTACTGGGCGTGACGCTGTACCAAACATTCCTGAAGCGCTGCCCGTTCCGCTCGCTCCTCTTCTGGACCCAGCTCCTCTCCAGCCTCGCGGGGTTCCTCGacctcgccctcctcctccgcctcaaCCGCCGCCTGCGTATGCCCGACCCCCTGTTCGCCGTGGCCGACGAGGGCGTCTCGCAGCTGATCGGGCGCGTGCGGTGGATGCCGCTCCTCGTGCTCAGCGCCCGGCTCTGCCCGGGCGGCGTCGAGGGCGCCTTCTTCGCCCTGCTCATGGCCGTCGACCACGCCGCGATGCTCGTGTCCTCGTGGGGCGGCGGCGCCCTGCTGCGGCTCCTGAGCGTCTCGCGGTCCGAGTTCGGCAACCTGTgggtcgccgtcgtcgtccggAATGTGCTGCGGCTGCTCCCCCTCGGCTTGCTGTTCCTCATCCCGGAGACGGATTTGGGTGCTTCTGCAACAGCAGGCGGCGGAGGTGAAAGCCGAGAAGGggtggaggagggaggaggtgaGATTGAAAGGTTGTTAGTTGGCGGGAAAGTTTGA
- the LOC109725021 gene encoding tubby-like protein 4 isoform X2, which produces MSGLNKAPLLPHNNTNSSSPFPTTTTTTTTSLKCLNLNPMTNNSASDSANDKENLVPAVDTTGCGGGGSGQPFTSWKGKKLQQQQQQQQQQQTSGAKGQLNRVALKPSSLQLCMKLSEPDSGLGGGSRPWDPLHSSSSDVWEFSDSESAPASSWSTLPNRLLLCRPLPLDVGRCTCIIAKEPANGKGGVALYSLYTNEGRGRQDRKLAVARHRRRNGRSLFIVAQNPKGISCTSDESFLGSMSANLMGSKYQIWDQERPLNSSKDQPKRLLGVVAFIPTITTLTGSCRSMRAWIPKHQSMQLKSTSTKIQHMNGLPKNWEEKRDRAHQLYSRSPYYNYATKRYELDFRERAGRAGHRVQTSVKNFQLTVEENGRQTILQLGRIGIH; this is translated from the exons ATGAGTGGCCTAAACAAAGCCCCATTGCTTCCCCACAACAACACCAACTCCTCATCTCCcttccccaccaccaccaccaccaccaccacttctCTAAAATGCCTCAatcttaatccaatgaccaaCAACTCCGCTTCCGACTCAGCGAACGATAAGGAGAATTTGGTCCCGGCCGTCGACACGACCGGgtgcggtggcggcggcagtgGCCAGCCATTCACTTCTTGGAAGGGGAagaagctgcagcagcagcagcagcagcagcagcagcagcagacaTCAGGAGCCAAAGGCCAGCTCAATAGAGTGGCACTCAAGCCCTCTTCCCTGCAGCTGTGCATGAAATTGAGTGAGCCCGATTCGGGCCTCGGCGGCGGCTCCAGGCCGTGGGACCCGCTCCATTCGTCGTCCTCGGATGTTTGGGAGTTCTCCGATTCGGAGTCGGCGCCGGCCTCCTCGTGGTCCACCCTGCCCAACAG GTTATTGCTGTGTAGGCCTCTTCCTTTGGATGTTGGGAGGTGTACTTGCATTATAGCCAAGGAACCTGCCAATGGGAAGGGTGGTGTGGCACTCTATTCTCTTTACACCAAT GAGGGTCGCGGACGACAAGATCGGAAGCTAGCTGTTGCTCGCCATAGACGGAGAAATGGCAGATCATTATTTATTGTCGCCCAGAATCCGAAAGGGATATCTTGCACTTCCGATGAGAGTTTCTTAGGGAGTATGTCGGCTAATCTCATGGGATCAAAATACCAAATATGGGATCAG GAAAGACCACTTAACTCATCAAAAGATCAGCCTAAGCGACTTCTAGGAGTTGTTGC GTTTATTCCTACAATAACTACCCTCACAGGGAGTTGTCGAAGCATGAGGGCATGGATACCGAAGCACCAATCCATGCAACTAAAGAGCACGAGTACTAAG ATTCAACACATGAATGGACTTCCAAAAAATTGGGAGGAGAAGAGGGATAGAGCCCACCAACTCTACTCGAGGAGTCCATACTACAACTAT gCGACGAAAAGGTATGAACTAGATTTCAGAGAAAGGGCAGGAAGAGCAGGCCACAGAGTGCAAACATCTGTGAAGAATTTTCAGTTGACTGTCGAG GAAAATGGAAGGCAGACAATCTTGCAGCTTGGCAGGATCG GTATCCACTGA
- the LOC109725021 gene encoding tubby-like protein 4 isoform X1, which yields MSGLNKAPLLPHNNTNSSSPFPTTTTTTTTSLKCLNLNPMTNNSASDSANDKENLVPAVDTTGCGGGGSGQPFTSWKGKKLQQQQQQQQQQQTSGAKGQLNRVALKPSSLQLCMKLSEPDSGLGGGSRPWDPLHSSSSDVWEFSDSESAPASSWSTLPNRLLLCRPLPLDVGRCTCIIAKEPANGKGGVALYSLYTNEGRGRQDRKLAVARHRRRNGRSLFIVAQNPKGISCTSDESFLGSMSANLMGSKYQIWDQERPLNSSKDQPKRLLGVVAFIPTITTLTGSCRSMRAWIPKHQSMQLKSTSTKIQHMNGLPKNWEEKRDRAHQLYSRSPYYNYATKRYELDFRERAGRAGHRVQTSVKNFQLTVEENGRQTILQLGRIGKSKYIMDFRYPLTGYQAFCICLASIDSKLCCSL from the exons ATGAGTGGCCTAAACAAAGCCCCATTGCTTCCCCACAACAACACCAACTCCTCATCTCCcttccccaccaccaccaccaccaccaccacttctCTAAAATGCCTCAatcttaatccaatgaccaaCAACTCCGCTTCCGACTCAGCGAACGATAAGGAGAATTTGGTCCCGGCCGTCGACACGACCGGgtgcggtggcggcggcagtgGCCAGCCATTCACTTCTTGGAAGGGGAagaagctgcagcagcagcagcagcagcagcagcagcagcagacaTCAGGAGCCAAAGGCCAGCTCAATAGAGTGGCACTCAAGCCCTCTTCCCTGCAGCTGTGCATGAAATTGAGTGAGCCCGATTCGGGCCTCGGCGGCGGCTCCAGGCCGTGGGACCCGCTCCATTCGTCGTCCTCGGATGTTTGGGAGTTCTCCGATTCGGAGTCGGCGCCGGCCTCCTCGTGGTCCACCCTGCCCAACAG GTTATTGCTGTGTAGGCCTCTTCCTTTGGATGTTGGGAGGTGTACTTGCATTATAGCCAAGGAACCTGCCAATGGGAAGGGTGGTGTGGCACTCTATTCTCTTTACACCAAT GAGGGTCGCGGACGACAAGATCGGAAGCTAGCTGTTGCTCGCCATAGACGGAGAAATGGCAGATCATTATTTATTGTCGCCCAGAATCCGAAAGGGATATCTTGCACTTCCGATGAGAGTTTCTTAGGGAGTATGTCGGCTAATCTCATGGGATCAAAATACCAAATATGGGATCAG GAAAGACCACTTAACTCATCAAAAGATCAGCCTAAGCGACTTCTAGGAGTTGTTGC GTTTATTCCTACAATAACTACCCTCACAGGGAGTTGTCGAAGCATGAGGGCATGGATACCGAAGCACCAATCCATGCAACTAAAGAGCACGAGTACTAAG ATTCAACACATGAATGGACTTCCAAAAAATTGGGAGGAGAAGAGGGATAGAGCCCACCAACTCTACTCGAGGAGTCCATACTACAACTAT gCGACGAAAAGGTATGAACTAGATTTCAGAGAAAGGGCAGGAAGAGCAGGCCACAGAGTGCAAACATCTGTGAAGAATTTTCAGTTGACTGTCGAG GAAAATGGAAGGCAGACAATCTTGCAGCTTGGCAGGATCGGTAAGTCGAAATACATAATGGACTTCAG GTATCCACTGACTGGTTACCAAGCATTTTGCATTTGCTTGGCATCGATCGACTCGAAGCTTTGCTGCTCACTGTAA
- the LOC109724570 gene encoding uncharacterized protein LOC109724570, with the protein MVLDSLPSPRRRSQNTLFLPSSSSKKQWGRDELGGWSVLLERHRFLLTMLMLLAFLCTVYLYFAITLGETNSCAGLSGDERASCLAKSSLHSRKLKFF; encoded by the coding sequence ATGGTTCTTGATTCATTACCCTCTCCTCGTCGGAGATCTCAAAACACACTGTTTCTACCATCATCGTCATCTAAGAAGCAATGGGGCCGTGATGAGCTCGGCGGCTGGTCTGTTCTTCTCGAGCGGCATCGCTTCCTTCTGACTATGCTAATGCTATTGGCATTCCTCTGCACCGTCTATTTGTACTTTGCGATCACTCTGGGGGAAACAAATTCCTGTGCAGGACTGTCAGGAGATGAGAGGGCAAGCTGTCTGGCAAAATCTTCACTGCACAGCAGGAAATTGAAGTTCTTCTGA